In one window of Ruminococcus albus AD2013 DNA:
- a CDS encoding response regulator: protein MYYSAIGVLAALVLLIVNWDILLSRELYDKPAWNVYRKFLFAVLMYYVSDILWGILENQKLSKALFVDTTLYFIAMASGISFWAEYNVAYLNEKSLFGRFLIYIGRGIAGVITCLTVINIFRPVLFTVDSRSVYTPLLPRYILLVCQIVFLLIIAGFALISMIRRGYNTEEGVRFRISASFGIFMAVFLLIQVWFPYLPLYSIAYMLGTCLLHAFVVNDEKEERRRELAEAEKLSELRDRFVSLIDNMPGMSFMKDASTGKYLACNRTFAEYAHKDTTDEVVGLTDAQIFDEVTAAHFVEDDRIAVSMSKPYVFYEDVLDAAGKPKQLQTTKLKFKDTAGRICIVGMCQDITDLVSIRREHALTKEAYESAVSSGLMYNHIAQTLARDFTLMFYVNTDSEEFTEYRREKNGTALSEVRQGWHFFSDCKAELSESVFDEDKEAFLTAMNRKNLMKALSVRDTFVLNYRGITEEGTVYYSMKISRMENDDQYIIVGFTNVDSEMHETMAKNEALVAALDSAEATIRSTSASLAGMSHEIRTPINAIIGLENLALKNKELDPDTRKYFEKIGTSAHHLLGIVNNILVMSNIESGRNRINENRFSLRVMLEQINGNMRSECEKRGLRYEFFLAQKLEDTYIGDDNKLRLVLWNILSNAEKFTEAPGSVTMMVKIIEANDDIVNLCFSIKDTGIGMDKDFLSKMFDAFSMQSEYSTSRFGRSGLGMAITKRLVEMMKGTISVTSKKGVGTEFIVTLPLMVDDSSESIGSGVLDLEAVNILVVDDNRIEAEHARMMLSEAGIKSDICTGGEEALRMMEEQSQNGQPYNIVLTDWNMPGMDGAETAAAILSRYGRNCIVAAMTAYSFDDIREEANKVGVFSCLEKPLFASSLHDDLTRIARQSDLNIFKEKERARLEGRRILLAEDVDINAEILTDILEMENIKVDHAANGKAAVELFEKSTADIYSAIVMDVRMPLMDGLEAARVIRAMDREDAKRIPIIALTANAFDEDVQLSMQAGMNEHLTKPVEAEHLIRVLGELIFDSERSLGKNV, encoded by the coding sequence ATGTATTATTCTGCGATAGGTGTACTGGCGGCTCTGGTACTGCTCATTGTCAACTGGGATATACTGTTGTCCAGGGAGCTGTATGATAAGCCCGCATGGAACGTTTACAGAAAATTCCTGTTTGCAGTGCTGATGTATTATGTCAGCGACATACTGTGGGGCATACTGGAAAATCAGAAGCTATCAAAAGCACTTTTTGTCGATACTACTTTGTATTTTATAGCTATGGCGTCGGGCATATCTTTCTGGGCGGAGTACAATGTTGCTTACCTGAACGAAAAAAGCCTTTTCGGACGTTTTCTGATATACATTGGCAGGGGCATAGCAGGTGTGATAACATGCCTGACAGTAATAAATATCTTCAGACCCGTGCTTTTCACGGTAGACAGCAGAAGTGTGTACACGCCTCTGCTGCCAAGATATATCTTGCTGGTTTGCCAGATAGTATTTCTTTTGATAATAGCAGGATTCGCTCTTATTTCGATGATAAGGAGAGGATACAACACCGAGGAGGGCGTAAGGTTCAGAATATCAGCATCCTTTGGTATATTCATGGCTGTATTCCTGCTGATACAGGTGTGGTTCCCGTATCTGCCGCTGTATTCTATCGCGTATATGCTGGGAACTTGTCTGCTGCACGCATTTGTTGTAAACGATGAGAAAGAGGAACGCAGGAGAGAACTGGCGGAGGCTGAAAAATTATCTGAACTGAGAGACAGATTTGTTTCGCTGATCGATAATATGCCGGGGATGTCTTTCATGAAAGACGCATCTACTGGAAAGTATCTTGCCTGCAACCGTACTTTTGCAGAGTACGCCCACAAGGATACCACTGATGAAGTTGTTGGTCTTACCGATGCACAGATATTTGATGAGGTCACAGCCGCTCATTTCGTTGAGGATGACAGGATAGCTGTCTCAATGAGCAAGCCTTATGTTTTCTATGAAGATGTGTTAGATGCAGCAGGAAAGCCGAAGCAGCTGCAGACTACAAAGTTAAAATTCAAGGATACGGCGGGAAGGATCTGTATCGTCGGAATGTGTCAGGACATTACCGACCTTGTGAGCATACGCCGCGAACACGCTTTGACAAAGGAAGCCTATGAAAGCGCAGTAAGCTCGGGGCTGATGTACAACCATATAGCCCAGACCCTTGCCCGTGATTTCACTTTGATGTTTTACGTAAATACGGATTCGGAAGAATTTACCGAGTACCGCAGGGAGAAGAATGGCACTGCCCTTTCGGAAGTAAGGCAAGGCTGGCACTTTTTCAGCGACTGCAAGGCAGAACTCAGCGAGAGTGTGTTCGATGAAGATAAAGAAGCTTTTCTCACTGCGATGAACCGTAAGAATCTGATGAAAGCCCTGAGCGTCAGGGACACATTTGTGCTGAATTATCGAGGTATCACAGAAGAAGGAACTGTGTATTACAGTATGAAGATATCCCGTATGGAGAATGATGATCAGTATATCATAGTCGGATTTACCAATGTTGATTCGGAAATGCATGAGACTATGGCAAAGAATGAGGCGCTTGTAGCAGCACTTGATTCGGCTGAGGCGACGATAAGATCAACGTCAGCTTCACTTGCGGGAATGAGTCACGAGATACGAACTCCCATAAATGCCATCATAGGACTGGAGAATCTCGCGCTGAAAAACAAAGAACTTGATCCCGATACACGGAAATATTTTGAAAAAATAGGTACCAGCGCACATCATCTGCTGGGCATCGTAAACAATATCCTGGTTATGAGCAATATCGAATCGGGACGGAACAGGATAAACGAGAACAGGTTCTCACTGAGGGTAATGCTGGAGCAGATAAATGGGAATATGAGGTCGGAATGCGAAAAAAGGGGGCTAAGGTACGAATTTTTCCTTGCACAGAAACTGGAAGACACCTATATAGGCGATGACAATAAGCTGAGACTGGTGCTCTGGAATATATTGTCAAATGCTGAGAAATTTACCGAGGCACCGGGAAGTGTCACGATGATGGTGAAAATCATAGAAGCCAATGATGACATAGTGAACCTGTGCTTTTCGATAAAAGACACGGGTATAGGCATGGATAAGGATTTTCTTTCAAAGATGTTCGACGCTTTTTCTATGCAAAGTGAGTACAGTACATCGAGGTTTGGAAGAAGCGGACTGGGTATGGCGATAACAAAAAGGCTTGTGGAGATGATGAAAGGCACTATAAGTGTAACTTCGAAAAAAGGAGTAGGCACCGAGTTCATAGTGACGCTGCCGCTTATGGTAGATGATAGTTCAGAAAGTATTGGATCAGGCGTGTTAGACTTGGAGGCTGTGAATATACTGGTGGTTGATGATAACCGCATCGAGGCAGAGCACGCACGAATGATGCTTTCAGAAGCCGGTATAAAATCAGATATCTGTACAGGCGGTGAGGAAGCACTGCGTATGATGGAGGAGCAGTCTCAAAATGGTCAGCCCTACAATATCGTGCTGACGGACTGGAATATGCCCGGAATGGACGGAGCTGAAACTGCTGCGGCGATACTGAGCCGTTACGGCAGAAACTGCATTGTCGCTGCGATGACAGCATACAGCTTTGATGATATCCGCGAGGAAGCAAACAAAGTCGGAGTGTTCAGCTGCCTTGAAAAACCGCTGTTTGCTTCATCTCTTCATGACGATCTGACACGGATAGCAAGGCAGAGCGATCTGAACATATTCAAGGAAAAGGAACGGGCAAGACTGGAAGGTCGGCGTATACTGCTGGCAGAGGACGTTGATATCAATGCTGAGATACTGACAGATATCCTTGAAATGGAGAATATCAAAGTAGATCATGCAGCTAACGGAAAAGCAGCTGTTGAGCTGTTTGAAAAGAGTACTGCGGACATCTACTCTGCGATAGTGATGGACGTTCGTATGCCGCTGATG